The Balaenoptera musculus isolate JJ_BM4_2016_0621 chromosome 5, mBalMus1.pri.v3, whole genome shotgun sequence region TTAATCTATAAGCCAGTGGTTTTTAGACTTAAACAAAAAGCTCATCGAAATCAcctagaaagcttttttttttttttttttgggtatcttttttttttttttttttttaaacaatggtttcatgagcagtgatggggggcctctgtgtttgttttattttttttttaatttatttatttttatttatttatggctgtgttgggtcttcgtttctgtgcgagggccttctctagttgtggcaagcgggggccactcttcattgcggtgcgcgggcctctcactatcgcggcctctcttgttgtggagcacaggctccagacgcgcaggctcagtagttgtggctcacgggcccagttgctccgcggcatgtgggatcttcccagaccagggctcgaacccgtgtcccctgcattggcaggcagattctcaaccactgcgccaccagggaagccctagaaagcttttaaaaacagtttgCCAGGCTTTacccccagagtttctaattaagtaggtctagggtgggccctgagaatttgcatttctaaaatgatGCTAATGCCGTGGGTCCAGAGACCATactgtgagaaccactgctctaaaccaTATTGCTCTCATTCCTCTTTTGGGTAAACCTGGAGACAGCAAGACCAGCTTTGTTTCCAACAGCCACGTCTCTTTTCAAAGATGCCAACTGAAGACACCAAATGAAGTATGTGACAGCCTGTGCTGAGTCTGAAGTTGACGTCATTGTTAGGAGTTTAAAGATACAGATACAACCCCAGTTACCACAGTGCTGACTCAAAGTGTAAGACACTTGAACTCACCTATCAGAGGGACATTTTCTGAGGCTGGCATGATCTCTGCCACCATGAGCTGAAATACAGTCATGGCCAACAGTATGGTCACTCCCAGGGAGACCTTTTCcccagaggctgctgggagataaAAACTCAAGGGAGCCAGAAAAGATATGAGGACACATGGGATGAGGAGGTTGACGATATAGAAAGAGGACCGCCTCTTCAGAAGGAGAGTGAATGTCACGTCCGGGTAAGGCTCAGAGCAGCAGCCATAGGAGATCACATTCTTCACAGCAGGCATGCCATGCACCTCCCACTCCACATCTTCGATGAAGTCGGAGAGGTCTCCGCTGTCCAGGGCGTTGAATATGTCCACCTGATTGCCATTGTAGGTCCAGGAACCAAAGGTCAGGTTGCACTGCTGATTATCAAAGGGGAAGTAGGTGACATCCACCACACAGGAGCTTTTGGTGATGGCTGGTGCATCCCAGGTGATGAGCCCATCATACCGCAGGACCACGTTGGTGTTCACAGGCTCAGAAGATTCATCATCAGCTCTGCAggtcagaggaggaaaatgagagcTGCTCGCCAGGACAACTCACCAAACTCCTTACCCCCGATAGCTCACCGCCCTGTGCGCATCACTTCAGTGTCTGGGCAATGGATCACCATTCCTTTTACCCTGGCTTGAAAGTCTGGAATCAACTCTAATTTGCTCTTCTTCTCCATTTCCTGTGAATAGTTAGGGCCGAGTTCTCTTGGATTCTTTCTTTAAAGCATCTCTGCCTTATGCCCCTTCCTCTCCATTCCCAGTGCCACTCTCTTGGTCCAGGTATAATGATTcaaacatccagaaaaaaagtaaaCGAGGCTAAAATCTAACAGGGGGGCTCTGCTTACCTGATTTTGTTAACTGTGGGCACAAGAATATTAAAGTaactttttgttgctgttgaaagAGTTGTACATGTTTACTGtagaacatttgaaaaacacagagaaaaaaatcattcaccCATAATCTAAGAGATAATAATTTATTCTAGATATAACTTCTTTTTGCTTTATCAACATTTATGCCTGACATCTTGGGGGTACAGAATTTCTGTTTCACTTTGGGGAATGACTCTTTCTCCATGACCATCGTAAGGCAGATGAAACAATGATCAAGGTTCCTCAGCCACCCTTGGCCAggggctggctgtgtgacccgAGCTAGGTCCAAGTGATTCACTCTCCCTGCAGTTTAGATCTTAAGCAGAGTGACCCGAAGACCAAAAAGAGTCACACTTGGTGATGGCTCCCTATAAaagtcaattaattaattttttttttttaaaaagctcaataTTCCCCACTGTCTTGAACTGTAGAGTAGTCCTGGTTTGTCCTTTCCAAGGCCtggtcattgattttttttcctttaattcagtGAGCTGTACTATATCTTTCCAACAAATTCCTTTTGTCACAAGGTAGACAAAGTCAGTTTCTAATGCTTACAGCCTCAACTGATAtgtttctgttaatattttaatgcacGTTTTTCCAAGTGTTCCTTACAATTTTTTCCCTACAAAATATATTATGGCTAAATGTAATGTGGTTTGCTGAATtagattctggaacagaaaaatacattagtggaaaaactggtgaagtccaaataaagtctgtagtttagttaatagtattgtattaGTCTTGACAAATGTACTATGGTTACATAAGATGTAACATtaagggaaactgggtgaagaatAAACAAGAACTCTGTACcgtctttgcaacttttctgtaaaattatctcaaaataaaaaagttaatttacaaaaaaaaattgagacagtttaaaaacatatatgaTCATCTGTTCATATTCTTTTGCAACTTTATTTTTGTGGCTAAATGGTATTCAATTACATTCCATTATAGAGATGTGCCATAGTTATTTAACCAATTCACCTATTTTCAACATtatggttgtttccagtttttacatTTACAAGCAATGCCACAGTAAACATCTCTGCAGTCAAATTGTTGCGTTTATCCACTGACTCTTTCCTTAGGTTAAATTGCTAGAAGAGGGTGTGTTAGATCAAAGAACTGgcatgttttaaaagtttttttcctacttattaaAATTTAGGTACCACAATATTAACTGTAATGGTCTGATTGGGTCCACTCTAATCAGAGCATTACAGCTGAATTGTGGCACTCGATTTTTAATGGAGGTCTAGAGAGGGGATCTTTAATGTGGTCTTGTGAAGagaacaaaatgaatattttgaaaatgcctGAACCTACCCTCTGTaacaatgagaaatatatatatagttagcTATACGAGAAGTGAGAACTGGAGGATGGGAACTCACCCATCCTACCTTCTTTGGTGTAAGAGATCTCGGGGTCAGAGAATCTATCTGGAGCTAGAACAATTGTATTAGTCATGGTCCCTGCAGAAAGTGGATGGCCCACTCAAATTAGATAATTTGAGGAGTGTTTAATGCAGGGACTATTTACAAAGGTATGGATAAGGTGTAGGGCAACCACTCCAGGGCTAGTAACAGCAGAGCTATTACCATTCCTGGGCCCGAAGTGGTGAAGGGAAGGTGCAATAACCAAGACCTGGAAGGAAAGACTTGCATAAGAGGGTCACCATGATAGGAGTTATACCTTTCTGTCAAGGGACACAGAAAGCCAAAGATAATAACTCTATAGGAAGAGAGCAAGGGAACACATGCCCTAACCTcactcccttttctccctccagTTGCTCACTGGTGCTTCTCATTGGCCCAACtcaaccagaagccagagggcaaaggAGCCCACTGTCTGAAAACATCACCCCAGCTACTCAGGAGGAGTTTAAAGACATTACTATTTAATTACTTCATGACCAATATCTTGTTTTATCTTCCTGGTTTCTCTGATCACATCTTTTTACAGCTCAGCTCTTGCACTGGTTTCCTATGGCCGACCAAATACTTCCAAACCTCCTAAGCTCAGTGTCTTAGATGTTCCATGATCTACTCCCATCCCACTCTGTAGCCTCCTACTGGTCTCTGATGTCTCCCACTGGTCTCCTTCACTCGCACACCACCAATCAAGGCTGAAACCCTAACAGATACTGTGAATGTCTCTCCTTTACTCAAACTCTTTCTTCTATCTATAATACCCGCCCCACTTTCTGCAAGTATAAATCTAATACATCCTTCAAGACAGCTCAGATGCCCACACCTCTGAGAAGCCCCGCCTGCCCCTCCAGTCTGATGAAATCCCTTCACCTTTGAAGGGCTCTGGCACTTTATTTCTGTGTTATGAGGGGcttacattttacatacattccTTATTGTACTGTTCATTGAGGTCAGAGACTGAGTCTTAAAATCCTAACCCCTCAACACATGACTGAATGCCTTGCACAGAAGAAGGATTTAACAAAGAAAGGTAAGTGGGTAGGTAAGTGGGTTGATTGAATTAGTACGGTTCATTCTCCTTTAGAAAGTAGCAATGACATCACAGAAATATCACAGAGAGATTTGGGTTAAAATCTTGGTCAGGTtttgtaaccttgagcaagtaaCATTTCTATCACGCACCTGTAAAAGTAGAGGTTATCATACCttaaggtttctttttaaatgttatattaagtaaataactaatctattaattttttattgctgctgtaaaaaattaccacaaaccaagtgtcttaaaataatacaaatttagcATCTCTACAGTTTTAGAGGTCAAAAATCCAAAAATCAAGGTTTAggcagggctgcattctttcCAGAGGCTCTAAAGGAGagtccatttccttgccttttccagcttctagaggctgcctgcattctttGGTTTAGGGCTCCCTCCTTCcatcactctgatctctgcttcCTTTGTGGCATCTGAccctcccacctctctctcttataaggacttGTAAGATTGTTTCCATTGGCCCCAGCAGGGTAATCTCCTCtcagatccttaatttaatcacacctgcaaagtcccttttgccatgtaaggtgacatattcacagACTTCAGGGATTGGGATGGGGACACTCTGGGGGCAATTATTTTGTCTACCACACTATGTAGAGCCCCAATTcactgcctgacacatagtaagtgtccAAAACATATGcgtttcttctctttcccttccctctgttTCTAACTGGGTTCCATTTTCCcaactagaaaatgaaaaaaattacagggaCAAAATTTCAAAATGGAGGTCGAGAGGGCAGCGTTCAATAACATGACCCTAAGagattatttaaattgttttcctcttatcttccctttcctccaacaCTTAGTGCCCTTCAGGCAGTCCCTTCTCCCCTGATCAAAGACTGAGCTGACTTCAGCTTCGCACTTGAGCAGAAAGACCTTTCCCAGCAGGGGCTGTAAGCCAGATCCCCAGAACTGGAGAAGTGTGGGCTGGTGAAGGAGAGAACAGTGAGAATCAGCCAGTTTTTCTGGTACCAGACAGTGCCTGGAACCTCGACATAGGCTTGTCTCTTTACTCAGTCCCACAATCCACCCTTTTTCCCATCTCCAATGTCTCCGTCTTTCATGTGTCTCCCTTATCTTCCCTTCCATGTCAAAAAGAAGTccctctcgggcttccctggtggcgcagtggttaagaatccgcctgccaatgcaggggacacgggttcgagccctggtccaggaagatcccacatgccacggagcaactaagcccgggcaccacaactactgagcctgctctctagagcctgtgagccacaactgctgagcccgcatgccacaactactgaagcctgtgcgcctacagcccgtgctctgcaacaagagaagccaccgcaatgaaaagcccacgcaccacaatgaagacccaacgcagccaaaaataaataaataaataaatttattaaaaaaaaaaaaaaaaagaagtctctctctttcttttcaagGCTAACTTCTCTTCTTGTACtgtgacttctttccttccaagtcTCTTTCAGGATTTCACCTCTCTTGGTCTCTCTTATTCTCTCTGGCTCCTCTAATCCCTTCCCAACTCTGTTCCCAAGTCTCCCTACCaacttcccttcctcccaggcccctcccacctctctcctctctttctgcacACGCTCTCAAGAGTAATTGATGCATGCTGCTTTCACTTCCCCATCTTGCTTGTATTCTTGCAATTTGGCTTCTTCCCAACTTTCAAAGTGTGCTCTTTCAAAGGTCACTCATAACTTGCAAATGGGCAAATCTAAAGACTCTTCTAAGAGTCTGTCAACCCTTCCCAAGCACTTCACGCTGTGAGTTGTTCCTAGACATCCTTTCTTCCCTTGGTTTCTATGAGGCAATTCTCTCAGTTCTCCTTCTACCCCTTTAACCATTTCTTCTGAATGTTCTCCGTAAATTTCTTCAATGAAGAAATTCTCCAACTTTATCCTcagctattttctttccctccttgaGCAGTTCTATAAGGGCTTAAAGGGCTTTTGATAGCTCTAGCCATGACCTTCTTTCCAGGCTTAAAACTTGCCTTTGCAATCTCTTTGTTGTTTGTCTCCTCTGTTCCTTTGGTCTCCCAAACTGAACAGGTCTCACACCAAGCTCATCATCTTTTTCTCCAAACCTgttcctcttctgcctcctttaTATCcaatctcatcttttttttttctttttaaggagcTTTATTGATGTATGATTGGCATACAATAAATTACatacatttaaagtatacaatttgataaaatttgacatatgtatatccAATCTCATCTTAcaatttttccatcctttcaattCTCTAAGCTACTTAAGCAGAACTTAAAGCTAAATTGTAGACAAATCTTTCTGAGTACAACAGGATACCCAATTTCTCACTAGGTCTAAAATCCAAGTATTAAACCGGTCCATTAAAATCCAACCATTAAAACTCTCTCATAATCAACACACTTCTGAAATTTCTGTAATCCACTCTTTACCTAATCTAAAAATGTCAGGAATCCTTGCACCCTCTTATACTAACCATTATATTGGCCATATACCTATACTAAACAACCTCACCAGAACTTTAAGGCCCAATTTACTTATTCCTTTACTGACTTGGTAACAGCCAATATCTGCTTGAGTCATTATATTGTTAAAGAGCTCACTACCTCTTGGGAAAATTCATTATTCaaattattagttattttttttaaattgcattaaaatgcaattaaaaaaccCTTTAACTTCTactcattgttttgggttttgtccTCTGgaggaattttctcttttttctctacctTATTTTTCCTATGATTGCCTATGACAGCCATCAAGTCTTCCTAAGGACCTCTCTCTTCCAAACTAAGCATCAATAAATTTGACTGCTCCTCCTATGAAATAGCTTCCAGGCCCAGGACCATCCTGATCACTCCTCAGCAAGTCTAACCCATGGATTCAGGCACCAATGGTGAATCTAGATGTTAAGCATCTTCCTGCCCAAACTATCTTTGTCACACATGACTGGATCACCTGCCTTATACCCCTCTTTATTCTCCCTACCACCACTCAGGAAGCCCATTTTGTGGTCTACAAGTTTCTGTACCAGCTTCTGAGAAGTATTTATATTATATCAGGGAGCAGAAGATTCTGCAGGTCCAGGGATTCAGTTAGAAGGACCAGGGTCAGGGTCCTTCCTGGGGACCCCAAAGGACTGGGGTCCCTCCTTTGCCTGATCCTCTAACTCTCTTCTACTCTCATTTCAGTTGTTTAAAGGAATGCAAATGACATCCAACCATAAGTACATTTAGGGTTTCCTCTGAATAGTAAAACTCTGATGTTACTGAGAAGGAGAACACACAGGAAAATAGAGGATCCAAAACAGAACTGTCCATgataggaggggaaaaaagactaaagagtcaatccagaggaaaagaaaagagttgaTGAATCAGTGTGGTGAAAAGGGTCTGTGTGTGTAAGAAAAGGGGACCAGAACTCACACTTCTCAAAGCCAGCGATCTGGGGGAGAAAGGACGGAGAACGGGGACAAAATTTACCAAAGCCACAGCAGGTTTGTGTGAGCTCATGAGTGCATAACTGGCTTCTCTGATAAAGCGGGACTGGGGTAGGCTTAACTTAGGTCATGCCAGCTCGGAAAGAAGTGTTTCAGTAAGAGCTGGGCACTGCTTCAGTCAATCaaagcaggaggaaaaggagaaccAGCATTCTGTTTTTCTCCAGGGAGAATTTTGAACTTATAGAATGCTGTAATTGTTCTATGTAAAGTGTATCCTCTGATTACTCTCCTGCACCCTGTGCGTGGGACAAGGTAACGGACATCCTGGCTCATTCTCTTGCCTGCtatgtacgtgtatgtgtgtgtctgtgtgttgagGGGGGTGTGAACCAGAGGAATAAAGCACCAGCACTTGGATGTGATCTTGCTTGGGAAGGGGTATGGAAGAGTCGCCATTCCAGAGTGGGGAATGCACAGCAGCATCAGGGCTATGATTCATGAGGTCATGACCCTTGGACAAGCTCTCTGAGTAAGGACTGAGACTAAAATCCAGGCTGCAACCTACCAGTTGCTTCTTGAAGGGAAACTCACGTCCAATAGAAGGCTGAGCTCTCAGGAGAGTCCCCCCTGAGCTGCTCCTCATTCATATTGCTCTGCTCAAAGAGGAACCTTTCCCAACCCTGAGAAACTTGAGTTccagaataaaaagagagagaggagcccCTTTGACAACAGGTGGAGCGCCTGGACCTGAGTTGAGACAGCTATCTGGCTCCTTCTCAAAGTGGGATCCATGGAACAGCAGCATTACCATCTGGAGCTTATAGAAATGCAGAACGTCAAACGCTACCCCacacctcctgaatcagaatctgtactTTAGCAAGTTCCTCAGATGATTCGTGTACACTTTGCAATTTGAGAAACTTAAACCTTACCTACCCACTCACCAAGGCCCCTTGCTCTCGGACCAGGAAAAGGCCAACTGGTGATCTTATGATCTAGTTCATCTTCCACTCCATACGAAGTCCAAATTCCATAGGCCAGCTTCTAGCAGGCCCATTCTGATTTAATCTTAATAGTATCATGTATTTTTGATACATGATCTTAGACAAGGGAGCACCACTGTTAAGGGGTGAATTGCATCTGTGAAAACgtcgtatgttgaaatcctagcccCTGgcacttcagaatgtgacctaatttggaacagggtcattgcagatgtaattagtttaGAAGAGGTCATACTGGTGTGGTGTAAACACCTAATTCAacaagactggtgtccttatacaaGGGAAAATATGGACACAGacaacacacagggagaacaccatgtgaagaagAAGGCAGAGATTGTGTGATGCTTCTACAAGTCAAGAAACTgaagattgccagcaaccacccgAGAAGCTAGGGGAGAGACAGGGAACAGtcttcctcacagccctcagaaggaaccaaccttacCAGTACCTTTACCTtgcacttctagcctccagaactgtgagacaataaatttctgtcgtttaagccacccagtatgtgctactttgttacagtagccctagaaaactaacatGGCTTCTAATAcagtttctcatctgaaaagGGGGCCGTAACTCTAAGATTTTATGACCTATTGTTTTATTATCTGAGGTTTTATGACCTTCACTTCAGGGACTAGGAACATGAATAGACTTAACTTCATGCATGTTTTAAACattccttttccattatgtttaCTTTCTGTTACATCAATAAATTCATTCCTGAGAAACTACTGACTTGAACTTACTTGTTATACAGGACAATATCCGGCCTCCACACCAGGTCGCTGGGGATCCTGATGGAGTCCAGTCCATCATACTGGTCTCGATCCCACGTGAGATACGCATCGTGCCAGATTTGGCGGATCCACAAATAGGCAGTCagaatttgatttctttcatcctgCACAATGAACCCAGATATAACGTTATCCCATCAACATCTCAACCGAATGCACTTATCTCTAGAACACTCATCTTCAAAACAGGAATTCCAAGAGCACTAGTCTATTTCCAATAAGTAAGTGAGAATTTTTCCAGTCTATCCCCTTGATTGACTGCCAGGGTCatgtttttttctgtgatttaGTGTTCGGAATGTAAAGTGGACAAATATTTAAATCATCAGATCTCTGCACGGATCAACTGCCCAAATTTCTCTGAAAATGGATCAACCGATGATTCTTTGGAATGAAAAACTCGGCAAACATCGATAATGTACCAAAGAAAAGTCTTTCAAGTTACATAACTTCGTGTAATTAAACACATATAAGCATTATATAAGGTAAGTCATCTTAAAACACCAGCttttgggctcccctggtggcgcagtggttaagaatctgcctgccaatgcaggggacacgggttcgagccctggcccgggaaggtcccacatgccgtggagcaactaagcccgtgcgccacaactactgagcctgcgctctagagcccacgagccacaactactgaagcccgcgcgcctagagcccatgctccacaacaagagaagccaccgcaatgagaagcctgtgcccccgaaagaagagtagcccccgctcgcggcaactagagaaaacccacgctcagcaacgaagacccaatgcagccaaaaataaattaattaattttttaaaaaaacaccaccttttaaaaaatggggataaaattcACATTACATGAAACtcaccactttaaccattttaaagtgtatagttcagCGACTTTCAGTTTATTCACAATGTTGTGGAACCATCACCATTCTCTACTTCCAGAACATTTTGTCACCCCGAAAGAGAAAGCCTATGACCGTCAAGCAGTCTATCACTATTCCCCCATCattcccacagcccctggcaattactactctgctttctgtctctatgtttTTGCTGATTTTGCACATTTCATAGAGATGGAACATGTAATGTGTAACCAACTTTCTTTAGATGATCTAAGACTGTTAGTGTTAATGGCCAGGATTAGGTAATTtagtgaaattaattttgtagaaagctttcTTCCCCTGGAGTTCCCTTCTCCCATCAGCTTGCACACAGAGCTCTCTGTTCTCACTTTCTCTCAAATTCCCAGTTCAGACATTCCCTTTGGAAAGCACTGTTAGTTTCATTCTAAACATTTCAGAGTTACCACTATGTTACTCACCATATCCTTAATCTGAGAAAGTGTAATCTGGAGCGTGACATTCAGGACTTTATCTGTATCCTCTACTGGACGAAGAGCATTGGaataatcttcaaaaatgtcattAAACAACTTCTGAGCATATTTTCCATCTGCTGTTTCTCCAGCTGCTCAAAAGAGGGACCTGATCAACCTTCAGTGTCGTGTATATTTCAAGGCAAAGAACAGCAGTCCAAGGACTAGCATTGGGGATAATCTAGCATCAGCTAGGGACAAGCTCTAGGTCAATGGGAGTTATTTTTCTGGCCCACCCTACAGGATTAGTATGAGTCACTAAGAAGACGAAGTACTTCCTTGCAGTTagaacatttgttctttttcctggcCCACCCTAAAACCCAAAGAAGTGGCCCCAGATGAGCGACAATGGTTACACGCCCACCAGCCTCTTACCTCTCAGTCTGGAGGCAGCAAAGTAAATCCAGCAAAAGGAGATGCAGAAGTGGGGCCAGTTCATCTTTTTCCTAAGCCTCTGTAAATTCCCAGCCAGGCAGTGAAGTCTTCCAGCTCTCTCTGTGAATGGGAAGGGTCTGGTCACAAAGCATCCACTCTGCCGCTGTCTCTGCACAGCAGAGAGCCCAGGCTTGCAGTGCACGTAGGGCCCTAGGTCCTGAGatccctccccactggtaatctgAGACTGGCAGCTCCAGTAGCTGAGAAGTCAGGAGCCCCAGGTGGGTTAGGTCAGGCAGTGCTGTTCTGGGGGCACCACCCTGGTTGAGCATCCCTAGCTACCTTCAGCAGGAATATCCAGACCAAACTTTCAGGGGAAGAGAGGTAGGAGTCCGACACTCCCTGAGATTCCACCTAAGCAGACAGGACACTTTCTACACCTGCAGCAAGAAGATTCAGCTGGGGACTAAGGAAAGCTGAACTGACCCAGCCATGGGACAGCCATCTGGAAAGGCCCTATGCACTTTGAGTGGCTtttgaagagggaaagagaagcagTTCCACAGTCTCCAGAATAAACTGGCATTTGGGTTTCTTCTCTGCTTCTCACCACTCATTCAGTTGTCCCACTGAGCACAGATCTTGTAcaggaaggggtgtgtgtgtgtgtgtgtgtgtgtgtgtgtgtatgccggTGGATGGGGGGCAGAAG contains the following coding sequences:
- the CHRNA9 gene encoding neuronal acetylcholine receptor subunit alpha-9, coding for MKRAGRLHCLAGNLQRLRKKMNWPHFCISFCWIYFAASRLRAGETADGKYAQKLFNDIFEDYSNALRPVEDTDKVLNVTLQITLSQIKDMDERNQILTAYLWIRQIWHDAYLTWDRDQYDGLDSIRIPSDLVWRPDIVLYNKADDESSEPVNTNVVLRYDGLITWDAPAITKSSCVVDVTYFPFDNQQCNLTFGSWTYNGNQVDIFNALDSGDLSDFIEDVEWEVHGMPAVKNVISYGCCSEPYPDVTFTLLLKRRSSFYIVNLLIPCVLISFLAPLSFYLPAASGEKVSLGVTILLAMTVFQLMVAEIMPASENVPLIGKYYIATMALITASTALTIMVMNIHFCGAEARPVPHWARVVILKYMSRILFVYDVGESCLSPRQDREQDQLTKVYDNLPEANLKTTRNKDLPRKKEMNKLLKDDLRYQGENPQDVDSDCAQYKVLTRNIEYIAKCLKDHRATNTKGSEWKKVAKVIDRFFMWIFFIMVFVMTILIIARAD